Proteins encoded in a region of the Mercenaria mercenaria strain notata chromosome 1, MADL_Memer_1, whole genome shotgun sequence genome:
- the LOC128559860 gene encoding solute carrier family 22 member 4-like: MTSYSSQLEHLINDLGGCGLMQKLLCAIILTSSTVIYWSTLAMAFIGYDPGFTCHTLNVKLSSLSALNLSNLSVNRLCSIGPNAMCSSYIFPQDLNTVVSEWNLVCDRRWIVSFITSIQMAGFLVGSITAGQMADSTGRKTTMIAGISTVMLFNFAGLFAQSWEAYSSVRFFIGIGAGLFSTVQYTHMIEFVPSLWRPLVVCIPAGPVVAMLFALVAWWLHDWKRIHLLKALLGLFFLIIQCFVPESVRWLVSKLKLERAEREIKFVAKVNGVHKPDLKNIFETAVQEINTTSNRNAVYTVATLWTSKELRNVTLPLALLWFSVNTAWYGMTLGMESISVDIYLTIFLINLVDLPARSLTGPLINRFGRRKYCYVTAGMSSILSCVSGILQYFDKLSHNSESLTMATLVISLLAKMTVTAADICLIIYTTELYPTVVRTIGYSFQATVGRLGAVAVPFLIHLDGLYPGTMYFTCGVLIFLSAGCIMRLKETKNMVLQDIICLDSSEGHIR, from the exons ATGACATCTTACAGTTCACAACTTGAGCATCTTATCAATGATCTTGGAGGATGTGGACTCATGCAAAAACTTTTATGTGCAATCATACTTACTTCGAGCACCGTTATATACTGGAGCACACTCGCAATGGCGTTTATCGGCTACGATCCTGGCTTTACCTGTCACACACTGAACGTGAAGCTTTCCTCACTTTCTGCATTAAACCTTAGTAACCTATCCGTCAACCGACTGTGCTCTATTGGACCCAATGCAATGTGTAGTTCCTACATATTTCCACAGGACTTGAATACAGTCGTATCAGAG TGGAACCTTGTGTGTGACAGACGATGGATTGTTTCCTTTATTACATCGATTCAGATGGCAGGATTTCTTGTTGGATCGATCACCGCTGGGCAGATGGCGGATTCGACTGGCCGCAAGACAACTATGATAGCAGGCATTTCCACAGTGATGCTCTTTAACTTTGCTGGACTTTTTGCTCAGTCTTGGGAGGCATATTCATCTGTTCGTTTCTTTATTGGTATTGGAGCTGGACTTTTTTCTACTGTACAATATACGCATATGATAGAATTCGTACCATCGCTATGGCGGCCGTTGGTGGTGTGTATCCCTGCCGGACCAGTCGTTGCTATGCTTTTTGCACTCGTGGCATGGTGGTTACATGACTGGAAAAGAATACATCTGCTGAAGGCACTCCTTGGCTTATTCTTTTTAATTATTCAATG CTTTGTTCCCGAAAGTGTTAGATGGTTGGTGTCAAAGTTGAAACTTGAACGTGCTGAAAGGGAAATCAAGTTTGTGGCAAAGGTAAACGGAGTGCATAAACCTGATCTGAAGAATATATTCGAGACGGCGGTACAAGAAATAAATACAACATCGAACAGAAATGCTGTGTACACTGTTGCCACACTATGGACGTCAAAAGAGCTGAGAAATGTGACTCTACCATTGGCTTTACTGTG GTTTTCAGTAAACACTGCTTGGTACGGTATGACTCTCGGAATGGAGAGCATTTCTGTTGATATCTATCTGACAATATTCCTCATTAATTTAGTAGATCTGCCTGCTAGATCGCTTACCGGGCCTTTAATAAACAG ATTTGGTAGAAGGAAGTATTGTTATGTCACAGCTGGTATGTCCAGTATACTAAGTTGTGTTTCCggcattttacaatattttg ATAAACTTTCACACAATTCTGAGTCTCTCACAATGGCCACATTGGTGATTTCCTTGCTGGCAAAAATGACAGTTACCGCGGCAGACATTTGCTTAATTATTTATACAACGGAATTGTATCCTACAGTAGTTAG GACAATAGGTTACAGTTTTCAAGCAACAGTTGGAAGACTTGGAGCGGTTGCGGTTCCATTCCTCATCCATCTG GATGGACTTTACCCCGGGACCATGTATTTTACCTGTGGAGTTTTGATATTTCTGTCGGCCGGCTGTATCATGCGATTAAAGGAAACAAAGAATATGGTACTACAGGACATCATTTGCCTGGATTCATCCGAAGGTCACATCCGATGA